One stretch of Narcine bancroftii isolate sNarBan1 chromosome 8, sNarBan1.hap1, whole genome shotgun sequence DNA includes these proteins:
- the nudt22 gene encoding uridine diphosphate glucose pyrophosphatase NUDT22, whose amino-acid sequence MDPDISILFQGELTQEQVRAELSPAYNRRTIPAHERKIASIWEQRRQKNPRLFNGSKFRFHSAELRGGALALRLGLTCYRDYLGTNWAAEAPWLRRQGLADGGNSQAYLAEPLGVGAMVLTADRCFVFLRRSEEVAEAAGLVDIPGGHPEPKVNIPLENLNRPVLLGIVRNNRSAGRASAEFYVRCELTSEEVRQRYLIGGPEAQESTSIIFIRQQDVLNLDQCPSSWQELCPSAKGGVRLYTLVRPGLG is encoded by the exons ATGGACCCAGACATTTCCATCCTCTTCCAAGGTGAGCTGACACAGGAGCAGGTGCGGGCTGAGCTCTCCCCCGCCTACAACCGGCGCACCATCCCCGCGCATGAACGGAAGATCGCCAGCATCTGGGAGCAGCGTCGGCAGAAGAACCCCCGACTCTTCAATGGGTCCAAGTTCCGCTTTCACTCAGCTGAGCTGCGCGGCGGGGCCCTGGCCCTCAGGCTGGGCCTGACCTGCTACCGGGACTACTTGGGGACCAACTGGGCGGCAGAGGCCCCCTGGCTGCGGCGGCAGGGCCTGGCAGATGGCGGCAACAGTCAAGCCTACCTGGCCGAGCCCCTGGGGGTGGGGGCCATGGTGCTCACAGCAGACCGCTGCTTTGTGTTCCTCAGGAGGAGCGAGGAGGTGGCTGAGGCCGCGGGTCTGGTGGATATTCCAGGAGGGCACCCAGAACCTAA GGTTAATATTCCACTGGAGAACTTGAACAGGCCCGTGCTGCTGGGAATTGTGCGGAACAACAGGAGCGCAGGGCGAGCCAGTGCGGAGTTTTATGTCAG GTGCGAGCTGACCTCTGAGGAGGTGAGGCAGCGATATCTGATCGGTGGTCCGGAGGCTCAGGAGTCAACCAGCATCATCTTTATCAGGCAGCAG GACGTCCTGAACCTTGACCAGTGCCCAAGCAGTTGGCAGGAGCTATGCCCCTCAGCGAAGGGAGGCGTCAGGCTCTACACACTGGTACGCCCAGGACTTGGCTAG